In one Candidatus Eisenbacteria bacterium genomic region, the following are encoded:
- the pyrE gene encoding orotate phosphoribosyltransferase, with protein sequence METMTAHPSPAAARARLKQILAERSIRFGDFTLSSGAKSKYYADVRQTSLHPEGALLIARLLDPILAEHGVKSIGGLTLGADPIVGATIAWTQLQGRGLVGFLVRKEQKSHGTGNRIEGPFDKALPAAIVDDVVTKGGSALQAHDAVKAAGGEVRVVVCVVDRGEGGGEEFATRGVPFRALFQIQEFLP encoded by the coding sequence ATGGAAACGATGACCGCGCACCCCTCACCCGCCGCCGCGCGCGCCCGCCTAAAGCAGATTCTCGCCGAGCGATCGATCCGCTTCGGCGACTTCACGCTCTCCTCTGGAGCGAAAAGCAAGTATTACGCGGACGTGCGTCAGACGAGCCTTCATCCGGAGGGCGCGCTCCTGATCGCCCGCCTCCTGGACCCGATCCTCGCGGAGCACGGAGTGAAATCGATCGGAGGGCTGACGCTCGGCGCCGATCCGATCGTGGGCGCCACGATCGCGTGGACGCAGCTCCAGGGGAGAGGGCTGGTCGGATTCCTCGTGAGAAAGGAGCAGAAGTCCCACGGCACCGGGAATCGGATCGAGGGTCCCTTCGACAAGGCCCTCCCCGCCGCGATCGTCGACGACGTGGTCACGAAGGGCGGATCCGCGCTTCAGGCGCACGACGCCGTGAAAGCGGCCGGCGGCGAAGTGCGCGTGGTGGTCTGCGTCGTCGATCGCGGCGAGGGCGGCGGCGAGGAGTTCGCGACGCGCGGCGTCCCGTTCCGCGCGCTATTTCAGATCCAAGAATTCCTGCCCTAG